One Fictibacillus halophilus genomic window, CCCGTATCCATTCGGTCTTAAAAGATATTGGAACTCAGCATAGAGAAGCATGTTTGATTACTCTTGGTGGTGATCATTCAGTTTCTGCCGGAGCAATCAAAGCTTTCCAAGAAACGAGGGGACGGGTCGGCATCATCCAGTTTGATGCGCATTTTGATCTTCGTAACACCGAGGACGGTGGACCATCAAACGGTACACCGTTTCGCCAGCTTATTGAAAATGGTGTGATTACAGGCGACCAACTTGTTCAGATTGGTATTCGAGATTTCTCAAATGGAAAACTCTATCATGATTATGCCAAGGATCATGGAGTTACAATTCATACGATGGGTGATGTAAAAAGTAATGGATTGCTTTCTTTGTTACAAAAATCAGTTGACCAGTTAAAACAGACAACAGATAACATATATATTTCTCTCGACATGGATGTTTTGGATCAGGCTTTTGCGCCAGGTTGTCCTGCGATCGGTCCAGGTGGATTAGACAGTGACTCATTAATTGAAGGAATACAATATCTTGCACAAGAGTCATCTGTTAAGGGAATGGATATCGTAGAGATTGATCCAACCCTAGATTTTCGTAACATGACGAGCCGATTAGCAGCGTACATCATCATACAAT contains:
- the hutG gene encoding formimidoylglutamase — its product is MQTIPFLRKSGEAPFTDRGIKKAGQLLQPWSGDEVRGVAIAGAPLSKTSISHSGAHLTPQTIRAMMHSFSTYSIEEESDLWDYCITDFGDIEMHVTDLFTSQSRIHSVLKDIGTQHREACLITLGGDHSVSAGAIKAFQETRGRVGIIQFDAHFDLRNTEDGGPSNGTPFRQLIENGVITGDQLVQIGIRDFSNGKLYHDYAKDHGVTIHTMGDVKSNGLLSLLQKSVDQLKQTTDNIYISLDMDVLDQAFAPGCPAIGPGGLDSDSLIEGIQYLAQESSVKGMDIVEIDPTLDFRNMTSRLAAYIIIQFTLFYTKRREG